One stretch of Microbacterium terrae DNA includes these proteins:
- the pstC gene encoding phosphate ABC transporter permease subunit PstC codes for MTTTTAQAGKVKQRAGDRWFSGTALAAGTMILVTLAAVAIFLIVQSIPGLTATGETASLLSGNFWEYVWPLAFGTVWASFLALLLAVPLAVSVALFISHYAPRRLAQGLGYVVDLLAAVPSVVFGLWGIMVLAPAVQPVYAWLNENMGWIPLFGGTVSNTGRTIFTAAMVLAVMVVPIITAICREIFLQTPVLHEEAALALGATRWEMIRMAVFPFGRSGIVSASMLGLGRALGETMAVAMVLSISNRITFELFTSDNPGTIPANIALTFPEAYGLNINVLIATGLILFIVTFAVNAIARWIVSRRKEFSGAN; via the coding sequence ATGACCACCACGACCGCCCAGGCGGGCAAGGTCAAGCAGCGGGCAGGAGACCGCTGGTTCTCGGGCACCGCGCTCGCGGCCGGAACCATGATCCTGGTCACCCTCGCAGCTGTGGCGATCTTCCTGATCGTCCAGTCGATCCCCGGACTCACGGCCACCGGCGAGACCGCGTCATTGCTCTCCGGAAACTTCTGGGAGTACGTCTGGCCGCTCGCCTTCGGCACGGTGTGGGCGTCGTTCCTCGCACTCCTCCTCGCCGTCCCCCTCGCCGTCTCGGTCGCGCTGTTCATCTCGCACTACGCGCCGCGCCGCCTCGCGCAGGGCCTCGGCTACGTCGTCGACCTGCTGGCGGCCGTTCCGTCGGTCGTCTTCGGCCTCTGGGGCATCATGGTGCTCGCCCCCGCCGTCCAGCCGGTCTACGCCTGGCTGAACGAGAACATGGGCTGGATCCCCCTCTTCGGCGGCACGGTGTCGAACACCGGGCGCACGATCTTCACCGCGGCGATGGTGCTCGCCGTCATGGTCGTGCCGATCATCACCGCCATCTGCCGCGAGATCTTCCTGCAGACCCCGGTCCTCCACGAGGAGGCCGCCCTCGCCCTCGGCGCCACGCGCTGGGAGATGATCCGCATGGCCGTCTTCCCCTTCGGCCGCAGCGGCATCGTCTCCGCCTCGATGCTCGGTCTCGGCCGCGCCCTCGGCGAGACCATGGCCGTCGCCATGGTGCTGTCGATCTCGAACCGCATCACCTTCGAGCTCTTCACCTCCGACAACCCGGGCACCATCCCCGCGAACATCGCCCTCACGTTCCCCGAGGCCTACGGCCTCAACATCAACGTCCTCATCGCGACGGGCCTCATCCTCTTCATCGTCACCTTCGCCGTGAACGCGATCGCACGCTGGATCGTCAGTCGCCGCAAGGAATTCTCGGGAGCCAACTGA
- the pstA gene encoding phosphate ABC transporter permease PstA — protein sequence MTATTAPAGTTPPVIRPSQALRLTSGRLPKWAPWAILAASAAIAAVVIGIFAISAGEFNIGGWAVLTAIAYLVLITVISSLVEGRRKGVDRLVTGVVATAFAIAMVPLVSVAITVVVNGVAGLSAEFFSSSMRNVVGEGGGALHAIVGTVLITLAAAIISIPIGIFTAIYLIEYGNDSRLARGITFLVDVMTGIPSIVAGLFAYALFAIFFEPGIRMGIMGSIALSVLMIPVVVRSTEEMLRLVPNELREASYALGVPKWLTIAKVVLPTSIAGITTGVMLSISRVIGETAPLLLTAGVATSMNYNLFDGRMMTLPVFAYSQYMNQGIPAQAYIDRAWAAALVLIVLVMLLNLIARIVAKVFSPKLGR from the coding sequence ATGACTGCGACGACTGCTCCCGCGGGCACCACGCCCCCCGTCATCCGCCCGAGCCAGGCACTGCGCCTCACTAGTGGCCGGCTTCCGAAATGGGCTCCCTGGGCGATCCTCGCCGCGAGCGCCGCGATCGCCGCCGTCGTGATCGGCATCTTCGCCATCTCGGCCGGCGAGTTCAACATCGGCGGCTGGGCGGTGCTCACCGCGATCGCCTACCTGGTGCTGATCACCGTCATCTCCTCGCTCGTCGAGGGTCGCCGCAAGGGGGTCGACCGCCTCGTCACGGGTGTCGTCGCGACGGCCTTCGCGATCGCGATGGTGCCCCTCGTCTCGGTGGCGATCACCGTCGTGGTCAACGGCGTCGCGGGCCTCTCGGCCGAGTTCTTCTCCTCGTCGATGCGCAACGTCGTCGGCGAGGGCGGCGGAGCACTCCACGCGATCGTCGGCACGGTGCTGATCACCCTGGCCGCTGCCATCATCTCGATCCCGATCGGCATCTTCACCGCGATCTACCTGATCGAATACGGCAACGACAGCCGGCTCGCGCGCGGCATCACCTTCCTCGTCGACGTGATGACGGGCATCCCCTCGATCGTCGCCGGTCTGTTCGCCTACGCGCTGTTCGCGATCTTCTTCGAGCCCGGCATCCGCATGGGCATCATGGGCTCCATCGCGCTCTCGGTGCTGATGATCCCCGTCGTCGTCCGCTCGACCGAGGAGATGCTGCGCCTCGTGCCCAACGAGCTGCGTGAGGCGTCGTACGCGCTGGGTGTGCCCAAGTGGCTCACCATCGCCAAGGTCGTGCTCCCCACCTCGATCGCCGGCATCACCACGGGCGTCATGCTGTCGATCTCGCGCGTCATCGGCGAGACCGCGCCGCTGCTGCTGACCGCGGGGGTCGCCACGTCGATGAACTACAACCTCTTCGACGGCCGCATGATGACCCTTCCGGTGTTCGCGTACTCGCAGTACATGAACCAGGGCATCCCCGCACAGGCCTACATCGACCGCGCCTGGGCCGCCGCGCTCGTCCTCATCGTCCTCGTCATGCTGCTCAACCTCATCGCCCGCATCGTGGCGAAGGTCTTCTCGCCCAAGCTCGGCCGCTGA
- the pstB gene encoding phosphate ABC transporter ATP-binding protein PstB, translating to MSKSIEVNDLNVYYGDFLAVEGVALDIEPRSVTAFIGPSGCGKSTFLRTLNRMHEVIPGARVEGEVLLDGENLYGANVDPVLVRRQVGMVFQRPNPFPTMSIKENVLAGVKLNNKKIAKSDADALVEKSLRGANLWNEVKDRLDKPGSGLSGGQQQRLCIARAIAVSPEVILMDEPCSALDPISTYAIEELIGELKNDYTVVIVTHNMQQASRVSDKTAFFNIAGTGKPGKLIEYNDTTTIFTTPSVQATEDYVSGRFG from the coding sequence ATGTCCAAGAGCATCGAAGTCAACGACCTCAACGTCTACTACGGCGACTTCCTGGCCGTCGAGGGCGTCGCGCTCGACATCGAGCCCCGCAGCGTCACCGCCTTCATCGGCCCGTCGGGCTGTGGCAAGTCGACGTTCCTGCGCACCCTGAACCGCATGCACGAGGTCATCCCCGGAGCACGCGTCGAGGGCGAGGTCCTCCTCGACGGCGAGAACCTGTACGGCGCGAACGTCGACCCGGTGCTCGTGCGCCGCCAGGTCGGCATGGTCTTCCAGCGCCCCAACCCGTTCCCGACGATGTCGATCAAGGAGAACGTTCTGGCGGGCGTGAAGCTCAACAACAAGAAGATCGCGAAGTCCGACGCCGACGCGCTCGTCGAGAAGTCGCTGCGCGGCGCCAACCTCTGGAACGAGGTCAAGGACCGCCTCGACAAGCCCGGCTCGGGTCTGTCGGGCGGCCAGCAGCAGCGCCTGTGCATCGCGCGCGCCATCGCGGTGTCGCCCGAGGTGATCCTGATGGACGAGCCGTGCTCGGCGCTCGACCCGATCTCGACCTACGCGATCGAGGAGCTGATCGGCGAGCTGAAGAACGACTACACCGTCGTCATCGTCACGCACAATATGCAGCAGGCGTCGCGCGTCTCCGACAAGACGGCGTTCTTCAACATCGCCGGCACCGGCAAGCCGGGCAAGCTGATCGAGTACAACGACACCACCACGATCTTCACCACGCCGTCGGTGCAGGCGACCGAGGACTACGTCTCGGGCCGCTTCGGGTGA
- a CDS encoding VOC family protein: MSTIALSYCPITVDDVDAALPFYRDGLGLEIVNDVSYDGHRWVSFGFAGQPGLAAVVSDPSAGRSPEDAEALQRLIVKGSGPGPYVFTASDLDAVFERLRASGAEVLQEPIAQDWGPRDCAFRDPAGNHIRINQA; encoded by the coding sequence ATGTCAACGATCGCGCTCTCCTACTGCCCCATCACCGTCGACGACGTCGACGCCGCCCTGCCGTTCTACCGCGACGGTCTCGGTCTCGAGATCGTCAACGACGTGTCGTACGACGGTCACCGCTGGGTGAGCTTCGGGTTCGCCGGCCAGCCCGGGCTCGCCGCCGTGGTGTCCGACCCGTCCGCCGGTCGCTCGCCCGAAGACGCCGAGGCGCTCCAGCGCCTCATCGTGAAGGGGTCGGGCCCCGGGCCCTACGTCTTCACCGCCTCCGATCTCGACGCCGTCTTCGAACGGCTCCGTGCGTCGGGCGCCGAGGTGCTCCAGGAGCCCATCGCGCAGGATTGGGGTCCGCGGGACTGCGCGTTCCGCGACCCGGCGGGAAACCACATCCGCATCAACCAGGCGTGA
- a CDS encoding TetR/AcrR family transcriptional regulator → MARLARSDWVDAAYARFSEDGIGAVAVEPIARMLGSTKGSFYWHFADRGALVDAVLERWRELETEDLIRDVDRIENPKERLAALLDTIAHRTAMRSGERTLYADAAAAEVSAAVAAVTDRRVQYLEELLVATGIAASESHRRAVIVVAAVIGFQQLVASGWDAGADPRSLVETLFALATDHPKRPET, encoded by the coding sequence ATGGCAAGGCTCGCGAGGTCCGACTGGGTTGATGCGGCCTACGCCCGCTTCAGCGAAGACGGGATCGGCGCCGTCGCCGTCGAGCCGATCGCGCGGATGCTGGGATCGACGAAGGGCTCGTTCTACTGGCATTTCGCCGACCGGGGCGCACTCGTCGACGCGGTCCTCGAGAGGTGGCGTGAGCTCGAGACCGAAGACCTCATCCGCGATGTCGATCGCATCGAGAACCCGAAGGAACGCCTCGCCGCACTCCTCGATACGATCGCGCACCGTACCGCGATGCGCTCGGGGGAGCGGACGCTCTATGCCGATGCTGCGGCGGCCGAGGTGAGCGCTGCGGTCGCCGCGGTCACCGACCGGCGCGTGCAGTATCTCGAGGAACTGCTCGTCGCGACAGGTATCGCCGCGTCGGAGTCGCACCGCCGGGCCGTGATCGTGGTCGCCGCGGTCATCGGCTTCCAGCAGCTCGTCGCGAGCGGATGGGATGCCGGGGCGGACCCGCGGTCACTGGTCGAGACGCTGTTCGCGCTCGCGACGGATCACCCGAAGCGGCCCGAGACGTAG
- a CDS encoding PLDc N-terminal domain-containing protein yields MHGNLSGWHLIILAVIWIIPFVVTVVSIARNRVASGTAKAVWVLIALLVPWIGLILWFTIGRTPAPAD; encoded by the coding sequence ATGCATGGGAACCTCAGCGGATGGCACCTGATCATCCTCGCCGTCATCTGGATCATTCCGTTCGTCGTCACTGTCGTCAGCATCGCTCGCAATCGTGTGGCGTCCGGAACTGCGAAGGCTGTCTGGGTTCTCATCGCGCTGCTCGTCCCGTGGATCGGACTCATCCTCTGGTTCACGATCGGTCGTACGCCGGCGCCGGCGGACTGA
- a CDS encoding aminodeoxychorismate lyase, with protein sequence MTWRFALVIEPAASDDSRTDFGGTFTEIDPSAPALSVGELSTQRGDGIFESIGVIDGHAQEVDAHLDRLAHSASICDLPAPSARQWRQAIDIAATHCPADAEAVIKLILSRGVEHGPTPTAWVTAAEAADNTRARTEGITVVTLDRGYGIDVPARAPWLLLGAKTLSYAVNMASIREAKRRGADDAVYVTSDGFVLEAPTASLILRVDGRFVTPAPNGGILHGTTQLSLFEHLEALGEETSYETVPVSMLGEADAAWLVSSVRLAAPIRRIDGRDLALDAEATASFNRHLLSPRD encoded by the coding sequence ATGACCTGGCGATTCGCGCTCGTGATCGAGCCCGCGGCATCCGACGACTCGCGCACCGACTTCGGGGGCACGTTCACCGAGATCGACCCGTCCGCGCCGGCGCTGAGCGTGGGGGAGCTCAGCACGCAGCGCGGCGACGGCATCTTCGAGTCGATCGGGGTGATCGACGGCCACGCGCAGGAGGTCGATGCACACCTCGACCGGCTCGCGCATTCCGCGTCGATCTGCGATCTTCCCGCGCCGAGCGCTCGGCAGTGGCGCCAGGCGATCGACATCGCGGCGACGCACTGCCCCGCCGACGCGGAGGCCGTGATCAAGCTCATCCTGAGCCGCGGCGTCGAGCATGGGCCGACCCCGACCGCGTGGGTGACGGCTGCGGAGGCGGCCGACAACACTCGCGCGCGCACCGAGGGCATCACCGTCGTCACCCTCGACCGCGGTTACGGCATCGACGTTCCGGCTCGCGCGCCGTGGCTGCTCCTCGGGGCGAAGACGCTCTCGTACGCGGTCAACATGGCCTCGATCCGCGAGGCGAAGCGGCGGGGCGCCGACGACGCGGTGTACGTCACCAGTGACGGGTTCGTGCTCGAGGCGCCGACCGCGTCGCTCATCCTCCGAGTCGACGGCCGTTTCGTCACTCCGGCGCCGAACGGCGGCATCCTGCACGGCACCACCCAGCTCAGCCTCTTCGAACATCTCGAGGCGCTCGGCGAGGAGACATCGTACGAGACGGTTCCGGTGTCGATGCTCGGCGAGGCGGATGCCGCGTGGCTGGTGTCGAGCGTGCGACTCGCCGCGCCGATCCGACGGATCGACGGGCGCGACCTCGCGCTGGACGCCGAGGCGACGGCATCCTTCAACCGCCACCTGCTGAGCCCGCGCGACTGA
- a CDS encoding helix-turn-helix transcriptional regulator: MDRAYAEPLDVPTMAAQALMSPAHFSREFKAAYGETPYAYLMTRRIERAMALLRAGSSVTDACTAVGATSLGSFSSTFTEIVGETPSAYRARPHEAAEVMPLCVAKILTRPVRYA; this comes from the coding sequence ATGGACCGCGCATACGCTGAGCCGCTCGACGTGCCGACGATGGCAGCGCAGGCGCTGATGTCGCCGGCGCACTTCTCCCGCGAGTTCAAGGCGGCGTATGGCGAGACCCCGTACGCGTACCTCATGACGCGCCGCATCGAGCGGGCCATGGCGCTGCTGCGCGCGGGTTCGTCGGTGACGGATGCCTGCACCGCGGTCGGTGCGACCTCGCTCGGCTCGTTCTCGTCGACGTTCACCGAGATCGTGGGGGAGACGCCGAGCGCGTATCGAGCACGGCCCCATGAGGCTGCCGAGGTCATGCCGCTGTGCGTCGCGAAGATCCTCACGCGGCCGGTGCGCTACGCCTGA
- a CDS encoding anti-sigma factor: MNEQEFAELSAGHALHALSPDESAAFERALAEHPEWQSIADADGETVAALAAATTEVAPPLTLRSTLLSTIAILPQGDRDDAGPESSEDAPVEVPDEPDAAAPEPETATDAAPFVEPAPTTSTIQAVERRNWTRGLLALAASVVLLVVLGFGAATVNELVNRTPAQVALAEIESAPDAQSSAAVLTDGGTATVHWSESVGKVVLTSAGLPAIADDEDFELWYVRGDEPISAGTFDAAASGQTVALLDGAMEAGDAIAVTVEPAGGSPTGAPSTEPIVVVPTGPAA; encoded by the coding sequence ATGAACGAGCAGGAATTCGCGGAACTCTCCGCGGGGCACGCGCTGCATGCGCTGTCGCCCGACGAAAGCGCCGCTTTCGAGCGCGCGCTCGCCGAGCACCCCGAGTGGCAGTCGATCGCCGACGCCGACGGCGAGACCGTCGCCGCGCTCGCCGCCGCGACGACCGAGGTCGCGCCGCCGCTGACGCTGCGCTCGACCCTGCTGTCGACCATCGCGATCCTGCCGCAGGGCGACCGGGACGACGCCGGACCGGAATCCTCGGAGGATGCGCCCGTCGAGGTACCCGACGAGCCCGATGCCGCCGCTCCCGAGCCGGAGACGGCGACGGATGCTGCGCCCTTCGTCGAGCCGGCGCCGACCACGTCGACGATCCAGGCCGTCGAGCGGCGGAACTGGACGCGGGGGCTCCTCGCGCTCGCCGCATCCGTCGTCCTCCTCGTCGTGCTGGGGTTCGGCGCGGCGACGGTCAACGAACTCGTCAACCGCACTCCGGCGCAGGTCGCCCTCGCCGAGATCGAGTCGGCCCCCGACGCCCAGTCGTCGGCGGCGGTGCTCACCGACGGTGGAACGGCGACCGTGCACTGGTCGGAATCGGTCGGCAAGGTCGTGCTGACTTCTGCGGGTCTCCCCGCGATCGCCGACGACGAGGACTTCGAGCTCTGGTACGTACGCGGCGATGAGCCGATCTCGGCGGGCACGTTCGACGCGGCGGCGTCGGGCCAGACCGTGGCGCTGCTCGACGGCGCGATGGAAGCCGGAGACGCGATCGCCGTCACGGTCGAGCCCGCGGGTGGGTCGCCCACGGGGGCGCCGTCGACGGAGCCCATCGTCGTCGTGCCGACGGGGCCCGCGGCCTGA
- the sigK gene encoding ECF RNA polymerase sigma factor SigK, translating into MLVDMVIDGIDVPEHAETPSDHVGELLVRVADGDQNAFARVYDMLSPRVFGLILRVLVDRAQSEEVLQEVFLEIWQSAGRFAPNRGQGRSWVLTIAHRRAVDRVRASQSSTDRDIRAGFRDLDVAHDQVAEQVELRIEGTRVTQALAGLPEPQREALTLAYYGGYSQSEIAALVGAPLGTIKTRMRDGLSRLRSEMGVTA; encoded by the coding sequence ATGCTGGTGGACATGGTCATCGACGGCATAGACGTGCCGGAGCACGCCGAGACGCCGAGCGATCACGTCGGCGAGCTCCTCGTGCGCGTCGCCGACGGCGACCAGAACGCCTTCGCCCGCGTCTACGACATGCTCTCGCCGCGCGTGTTCGGCCTCATCCTGCGCGTCCTCGTCGACCGTGCGCAGAGCGAAGAGGTGCTCCAGGAGGTCTTTCTCGAGATCTGGCAATCCGCCGGCCGCTTCGCTCCGAACAGAGGCCAGGGGAGATCGTGGGTCCTCACGATCGCACACCGCCGGGCGGTCGACCGCGTGCGGGCTTCACAGTCCAGCACCGATCGTGACATCCGCGCGGGGTTCCGAGACCTCGACGTGGCTCACGACCAGGTCGCGGAGCAGGTGGAGCTGCGGATCGAGGGGACGCGCGTGACACAGGCTCTCGCGGGCCTCCCGGAACCACAGCGCGAGGCTCTCACCCTCGCGTATTACGGCGGTTACAGTCAGAGCGAGATCGCGGCGCTGGTGGGGGCGCCGCTCGGAACGATCAAGACCAGGATGCGAGACGGCTTGTCTCGCCTGCGCAGCGAAATGGGGGTGACGGCATGA
- a CDS encoding fasciclin domain-containing protein, producing MSRITRKRLSAGLALAVAATFALSACSMGATTTAEPTEDSSMASEEPMDDGADTMDPAANLVGPGCEAYAEAVPDGSGSIEGMSADPVAVAASNNPLLTTLTAAVSGQLNPDVDLVDTLNGDEFTVFAPVDEAFAAIDPAVIESLKTDSETLSSILTYHVVPGQIEPADIAGTHTTVQGTDLEVTGSGEEWMVNDANVICGGVQTANATVYLIDAVLMPSM from the coding sequence ATGTCACGCATCACCAGGAAGCGCCTCTCGGCGGGACTCGCCCTCGCAGTCGCAGCCACCTTCGCCCTGTCGGCCTGCTCGATGGGAGCGACCACCACCGCAGAGCCCACCGAGGACTCGTCGATGGCCTCGGAAGAGCCCATGGACGACGGCGCCGACACCATGGACCCGGCGGCGAACCTCGTCGGCCCGGGCTGCGAGGCGTACGCCGAGGCCGTCCCCGACGGTTCCGGCTCGATCGAGGGCATGTCGGCCGACCCGGTCGCCGTCGCCGCTTCGAACAACCCGCTGCTCACGACGCTCACCGCTGCCGTCAGCGGCCAGCTCAACCCCGACGTCGACCTCGTCGACACGCTCAACGGTGACGAGTTCACCGTCTTCGCCCCGGTCGACGAGGCGTTCGCCGCGATCGACCCGGCCGTGATCGAGTCGCTGAAGACCGACTCCGAGACGCTGTCGTCGATCCTCACGTACCACGTCGTCCCCGGCCAGATCGAGCCGGCCGACATCGCGGGTACCCACACCACCGTCCAGGGCACCGACCTCGAGGTCACCGGCTCGGGCGAGGAGTGGATGGTCAACGACGCCAACGTCATCTGCGGCGGCGTGCAGACCGCCAACGCGACGGTCTACCTCATCGACGCGGTGCTGATGCCCTCGATGTGA
- a CDS encoding cytochrome c biogenesis protein DipZ, whose amino-acid sequence MSLVIIGLLGGLITGISPCILPVLPVVFLTGGAQSATFDGEDRGVAPASRWRPFLVIAGLVLSFTIVTLAGTLILGALNLPQDVLRWAGIAVLVIIGIGMLVPRFEQLIERPFQRLTSRREVKNRGSGFGVGLALGTVFVPCAGPVLAAIIVAGSTGRIGPDTILLTVSFAIGVAIPLLAFALAGRGLVQRIRVFRTHERGIRIAAGIAMLALAVGLVFNVPQLLQRLVPDYTANLQRDLTDSDEARRALDLGGLVNDENAELDQCSNGAVELESCGTAPSIRGIEGWLNTPDGEGLDLDDLRGQVVLIDFWAYSCINCQRSIPHVVAWDETYRDAGLQVIGIHSPEYAFEKDAANVAAGARDFGIEYPVALDNTLSTWTNYRNRYWPAHYLIDADGVVRHIAFGEGNYAATEKLIRELLEDAQPGIGLPGSTDVEDETPDAADRTQETYLGSAKDVNFGGDEDYRAGEGEYAFPDDQPADSFALDGAWRLETQYATPAPGDSASIRLDYRAREVRLVAGGSGTVQLVRDDGSRETIAVDGTPRSYALLEGADGEAGVLEIEVSSGVEAYSFTFG is encoded by the coding sequence ATGTCGCTCGTGATCATCGGCCTGCTCGGCGGACTCATCACCGGAATCTCGCCCTGCATCCTTCCCGTGCTGCCCGTCGTCTTCCTCACGGGAGGCGCGCAGTCGGCCACGTTCGACGGCGAGGATCGAGGTGTCGCACCCGCCTCGCGCTGGCGGCCGTTCCTCGTCATCGCCGGACTCGTCTTGAGCTTCACGATCGTGACGCTCGCCGGAACGCTGATCCTGGGGGCGCTCAACCTGCCTCAGGACGTGCTGCGCTGGGCCGGCATCGCCGTGCTCGTCATCATCGGGATCGGGATGCTCGTGCCGCGCTTCGAGCAGCTGATCGAGCGTCCCTTCCAGCGGCTCACCTCTCGACGCGAGGTGAAGAACCGGGGGAGCGGCTTCGGCGTCGGCCTCGCGCTCGGCACGGTGTTCGTGCCGTGCGCCGGACCCGTTCTCGCGGCGATCATCGTCGCCGGCTCGACCGGCCGCATAGGTCCCGACACGATCCTCCTCACCGTCTCGTTCGCGATCGGTGTGGCCATCCCGCTCCTCGCCTTCGCACTCGCCGGTCGCGGTCTGGTGCAGCGCATCCGCGTGTTCCGCACGCACGAGCGCGGCATCCGCATCGCTGCGGGCATCGCGATGCTCGCGCTCGCCGTGGGTCTCGTCTTCAACGTGCCGCAGCTGCTTCAGCGCCTCGTGCCCGACTACACCGCGAACCTGCAGCGCGACCTCACCGACAGCGACGAGGCCCGCCGCGCCCTCGACCTCGGCGGCCTTGTCAACGACGAGAACGCCGAGCTCGACCAGTGCTCGAACGGCGCCGTCGAGCTCGAATCGTGCGGCACGGCGCCGAGCATCCGCGGCATCGAGGGTTGGCTGAACACGCCCGACGGCGAGGGGCTCGATCTCGACGACCTGCGCGGCCAGGTCGTGCTGATCGACTTCTGGGCCTACTCCTGCATCAACTGCCAGCGCAGCATCCCGCATGTGGTCGCCTGGGATGAGACCTACCGCGACGCGGGGCTGCAGGTCATCGGCATCCACTCGCCCGAGTACGCGTTCGAGAAGGATGCCGCGAACGTCGCAGCCGGCGCCCGTGACTTCGGCATCGAGTACCCGGTCGCCCTCGACAACACCCTCTCGACCTGGACGAACTACCGGAACCGCTACTGGCCCGCGCACTACCTGATCGACGCCGACGGCGTGGTGCGTCACATCGCGTTCGGCGAGGGCAACTACGCCGCCACCGAGAAGCTCATCCGCGAGCTGCTGGAAGACGCGCAGCCCGGCATCGGCCTTCCCGGCTCCACAGACGTCGAGGACGAGACGCCCGACGCCGCCGACCGCACGCAGGAGACGTACCTGGGCTCGGCGAAGGACGTGAACTTCGGCGGCGACGAGGACTACCGCGCCGGCGAGGGCGAGTACGCCTTCCCCGACGACCAGCCCGCCGACTCGTTCGCGCTCGACGGCGCGTGGCGCCTCGAGACGCAGTACGCCACACCCGCGCCCGGCGACAGCGCGAGCATCCGTCTCGACTATCGCGCCCGCGAGGTGCGCCTGGTGGCGGGCGGGAGCGGCACCGTCCAGCTCGTTCGCGACGACGGCAGCCGCGAGACGATCGCCGTCGACGGCACCCCGCGCTCGTACGCCCTGCTCGAGGGGGCCGACGGCGAGGCGGGAGTCCTCGAGATCGAGGTGTCGTCGGGGGTCGAGGCGTATTCGTTCACGTTCGGGTGA